The Hyalangium gracile genome has a window encoding:
- a CDS encoding YaiI/YqxD family protein has translation MKIWVDADACPGPVRDILLRAAQRLRIATVFVANKRLTLPRSEFVSTVQVGAGLDVADTHIAASAQAGDLAVTQDIPLAALLVPKGVVVMDPRGELFSEENIAERLSVRNFMQELRDSGVMTGGPGGFSAQDRQQFAATLDRELTRLLKPR, from the coding sequence ATGAAGATCTGGGTCGACGCCGATGCGTGTCCGGGACCGGTGCGGGACATCCTCCTGCGCGCCGCGCAGCGCCTGCGGATTGCCACCGTCTTCGTGGCCAACAAGCGCCTGACGCTGCCGCGCTCGGAGTTCGTCTCCACGGTGCAGGTGGGGGCGGGGCTGGACGTGGCGGACACACACATCGCCGCCTCGGCGCAGGCGGGGGACCTCGCCGTCACGCAGGACATTCCGCTGGCGGCGCTCCTGGTCCCCAAGGGTGTGGTGGTGATGGATCCGCGAGGCGAGCTCTTCAGCGAGGAGAACATCGCCGAGCGCCTCTCGGTGCGGAACTTCATGCAGGAGCTGCGAGACAGCGGCGTGATGACGGGAGGCCCCGGAGGCTTCTCCGCTCAGGACCGCCAGCAGTTCGCCGCGACGCTGGACCGCGAGCTGACCCGCCTGCTGAAGCCACGCTGA